A genomic segment from Nicotiana tabacum cultivar K326 chromosome 9, ASM71507v2, whole genome shotgun sequence encodes:
- the LOC107788779 gene encoding protein-tyrosine sulfotransferase-like, translating to MRQKGDKFDVLVILVFLLLVSTISKASDSKDGFVQCEHIVKQWAASSLDLEVKDDKHVLQNLLFFLHVPRTGGRTYFHCFLKKLYASSLECPRSYDKLRIDPRQPKCRLLVTHDDYSMMSKLPKDETSVVTILRNPIDRVFSAYEFSVEVAARFLVHPNLTSATRMSGRLRSKNTISTLDIWPWKYLVPWMREDLFVRREARKQKGNSAVASTNPYDMEEMVIPLHEYINNPIARDIIHNGATFQVAGLTNNSYLTEAHDIRHCVLKYQSLGDYVLKVAKKRLDDMLYVGLTENHKESATMFANVVGTQAISQFTSSRSHGDHAANNNSEQRSSLLESDFDNTYHHSNSSYEKPSQISSVERGEATKENMTVGKLMDVYESCISNLRKSQSERRVNSLKKISPANFTKEGRRQVSEALLQEITSLNSLDVELYKYAQTIFANQHKLMLQNKIVTNQVDNGFDDSYGAFSWEAISIAVSVLFVLLVAVLFETAKRRTSKLKL from the exons ATGAGGCAGAAGGGTGATAAGTTTGACGTTCTTGTGATCCTGGTGTTTTTGCTCTTGG TTTCTACCATATCAAAGGCATCTGACAGCAAAGATGGCTTCGTGCAGTGTGAACACATTGTCAAGCAGTGGGCGGCTTCTTCACTTGACTTGGAAGTCAAAGATGACAAACATGTCTTGCAGAACTTGCTCTTTTTTCTTCATGTCCCCAGGACTGGAGGGCGAACATATTTTCATTG CTTTCTTAAAAAGCTTTATGCCAGTTCTTTGGAGTGTCCACGTTCGTATGATAAGTTAAGGATTGATCCAAG ACAACCAAAATGCCGCTTGCTGGTTACTCACGATGACTACAGCATGATGTCCAAACTTCCCAAGGATGAAACTTCTGTGGTGACAATCCTTAGGAATCCAATTGACCGCGTTTTTAGTGCTTACGAGTTTTCTGTGGAGGTAGCAGCTAGGTTCTTGGTGCACCCTAACTTGACATCTGCCACTAGAATGTCTGGACGGCTGCGTTCAAAAAATACAATCAGCACTCTGGATATTTGGCCATGGAAGTATTTGGTCCCTTGGATGAGAGAAGATCTATTTGTTCGA AGGGAAGCAAGAAAACAAAAGGGCAATTCTGCTGTTGCAAGCACTAATCCATATGATATGGAGGAGATGGTGATACCTCTACATGAGTATATTAACAATCCTATTGCTCGGGACATCATTCACAATGGAGCCACATTTCAG GTCGCAGGACTTACAAACAACTCTTATCTGACAGAGGCACATGACATTCGTCACTGTGTACTGAAGTATCAGTCTCTTGGAGATTATGTGCTTAAGGTTGCAAAG AAGAGGTTGGATGATATGTTGTATGTTGGACTCACGGAGAACCACAAAGAATCAGCCACCATGTTTGCAAATGTAGTCGGTACTCAGGCAATTTCACAGTTCACTAGTTCTAGATCACATGGAGATCATGCTGCTAATAACAACTCAG AACAGAGATCTTCACTGCTAGAATCTGATTTTGATAACACTTATCACCAT AGCAACAGCTCATACGAAAAGCCCAGTCAAATCTCATCAGTTGAGCGAGGTGAAGCGACAAAGGAAAAT ATGACTGTAGGAAAACTCATGGATGTGTATGAGAGCTGCATTTCGAACTTAAGGAAGTCCCAATCTGAAAGACGTGTAAATTCTTTAAAGAAAATTTCTCCAGCAAATTTTACAAAGGAG GGACGTCGTCAGGTGTCTGAAGCACTTCTTCAGGAGATCACATCGTTAAACAGCCTAGACGTGGAGCTTTATAAATATGCCCAAACGATCTTTGCAAATCAACACAAACTCATGTTGCAGAACAAGATTGTCACA AACCAGGTGGACAATGGGTTCGACGATTCATATGGTGCATTTTCTTGGGAAGCCATTTCTATTGCCGTTTCCGTGCTCTTTGTTCTTCTAGTTGCTGTTCTTTTTGAAACTGCAAAAAGAAGAACATCGAAACTTAAGTTATGA